A region from the Acyrthosiphon pisum isolate AL4f chromosome A1, pea_aphid_22Mar2018_4r6ur, whole genome shotgun sequence genome encodes:
- the LOC100571050 gene encoding tubulin glycylase 3A-like, whose product MFPRCHYIRSEADSEAFVEDYITTALVSTLKIIVQAIENNKMIFTTNGNIPYTIIDFVKLCIFKFLNKQKTGSTEKDIWKFKNQKKLWNEFMIYYSKLIIDRNAKFDHEYIYELELDVYAKCKYLLGEVKTYCPQHYIDGITNTWIIKPTSNCSGHGIMLSRDLHTIKRKITVADVFRKSCILQKYIERPLLIYTCKIDLRQWFLVTNMSPVVVWMYKEGYVRFCANSFSMKKMDESIHLSNVRLQTKYRKIRNPQVPEECMWNYSELQDHLRKIGQEYVWDELIFPGMCESVYVVLQAATDSTVHCDKTFQLFGADFLITENFIPYLIEINSTPGLNPSTSVIANLAPILLSDIVKVTVDYEKNSKADTGLFVMVVPEKCKPAAATVPVDSGKPIDSVVYAVGPPALTTGYNQRMASMQKNLAEMRVQMVAKKTERDARRYVGVNRDLLLGNRNRNLI is encoded by the exons ATGTTTCCAAGATGTCATTATATTCGATCCGAAGCAGATAGTGAAGCATTTGTGGAAGATTACATTACAACAGCATTAGTAAGCACACTGAAGATAATAGTACAAGCTATTGAGAATAATAAGATGATTTTTACAACAAACGGCAat ATaccatatacaattattgattttgtgaAACTATGTATATTCAAATTTCTGAATAAGCAAAAAACTGGTAGTACAGAAAAAGATATATGGAAGTTtaagaatcaaaaaaaattatggaacgaatttatgatttattactcAAAATTGATCATCGATAGAAATGCCAAATTTGACCACGAGTATATATATGAATTAGAA CTAGATGTTTATgccaaatgtaaatatttactcGGAGAAGTGAAAACATATTGTCCACAACACTATATAGATGGGATAACTAATACATGGATAATAAAGCCCACGTCAAACTGTTCTGGTCACGGAATTATGTTGTCTAGAGACTTGCACACTATAAAACGAAAAATCACTGTAGCAGATGTATTTAGAAAAAgttgtattttacaaaaatatatag aaagaCCCCTTTTGATCTACACGTGTAAGATTGATTTGCGACAATGGTTTTTAGTGACCAATATGAGTCCAGTAGTTGTGTGGATGTACAA ggAGGGTTACGTTCGATTTTGTGCAAATAGTTTCTCTATGAAAAAAATGGATGAATCTATTCACCTCAGCAATGTCAGGTTGCAAacgaaatatcgaaaaattaggAATCCACAAGTACCCGAAGAATGCATGTGGAATTACAGTGAACTACAAGACCATTTGAG AAAAATTGGACAAGAATACGTATGGGACGAATTGATATTTCCCGGAATGTGCGAAAGTGTTTACGTTGTATTACAGGCCGCTACGGACTCTACGGTACACTGTGACAAAACTTTTCAATTGTTCGGAGCCGATTTCTTGATCACCGAAAACTTTATTCCGTATTTGATCGAGATTAATTCCACTCCCGGACTGAATCCGTCGACGAGCGTTATTGCCAACTTGGCTCCTATTCTTCTTAGTGACATCGTgaaag TGACGGTGGATTACGAAAAAAACTCGAAAGCCGACACGGGACTGTTTGTAATGGTTGTTCCGGAAAAGTGTAAACCAGCCGCCGCCACGGTTCCTGTAGACAGCGGAAAACCCATTGACTCGGTGGTATATGCAGTAGGGCCACCTGCGCTAACGACAGGTTACAACCAGCGGATGGCCAGTATGCAGAAGAATCTGGCCGAAATGCGGGTACAGATGGTCGCCAAAAAGACTGAACGAGACGCACGACGTTATGTGGGTGTAAACCGTGACCTATTATTGGGCAACAGGAACAggaacttaatataa